One Halopelagius inordinatus genomic region harbors:
- the pheS gene encoding phenylalanine--tRNA ligase subunit alpha, whose amino-acid sequence MRLPESQVAVLNAASATDAQTIDRLATETGLKPETVTQAAFELADEGSLEIEETEDVTHELTEEGRDYVESGLPEVRLYRAAVDAGADEDAVQMGRVIGASGLEGPEVDIALANFGRKGYGEIESGELSADPDADADADPEALALAALARGDAAEDGDVLDQLASRNLVERNEETVRSVRLTDEGVTLLMEGVEPAETVDRLTPEMLTSGEWEDVEFTEYNVEADAPDVRGGKTHILRQTADRVKDVLTGMGFREMEGPHADADFWINDCLFMPQDHPARTHWDRFALDVPPIRDLPEDLVDRVEDAHRHGVGPDGDGYHSPWSEDFARAVALRGHTTSLSMRYLSGHEVGELDAPQRYFSVEKVYRNDTLDPTHLLEFYQIEGWVMAEDLSVRDLMGTFEEFYSQFGITDIQFKPHYNPYTEPSFELFGRHPETDELIEIGNSGMFRDEVLEPLGVDCDVMAWGLALERLLMLMYGFDDIRDVHGTMSDLELLRETEVLR is encoded by the coding sequence ATGAGACTTCCCGAATCACAGGTCGCGGTGTTGAACGCCGCGAGCGCGACGGACGCACAGACCATCGACCGACTGGCGACGGAGACGGGCCTGAAACCGGAGACGGTGACGCAGGCGGCCTTCGAACTCGCGGACGAGGGCTCCCTCGAAATCGAGGAGACCGAAGACGTAACGCACGAACTCACCGAGGAGGGCCGCGACTACGTCGAATCCGGGCTTCCGGAAGTTCGCCTCTATCGGGCCGCGGTCGACGCCGGTGCCGACGAGGACGCGGTGCAGATGGGGCGCGTCATCGGCGCGTCCGGCCTCGAAGGCCCCGAAGTCGACATCGCCCTCGCGAACTTCGGCCGGAAGGGGTACGGCGAGATAGAGAGCGGCGAACTCTCCGCGGACCCGGACGCGGACGCGGACGCCGACCCGGAAGCGCTGGCTCTCGCGGCACTCGCGCGGGGCGACGCCGCAGAGGACGGCGACGTTCTCGACCAACTGGCCTCGCGGAACCTCGTCGAGAGGAACGAGGAGACGGTTCGGTCCGTCCGCCTCACAGACGAGGGCGTGACGCTCCTCATGGAGGGCGTCGAACCCGCAGAGACGGTGGACCGCCTCACCCCGGAGATGCTGACCTCCGGCGAGTGGGAGGACGTGGAGTTCACGGAGTACAACGTCGAAGCCGACGCCCCCGACGTGCGCGGCGGCAAGACGCACATCCTCCGACAGACCGCAGACCGCGTGAAGGACGTGTTGACGGGCATGGGCTTTCGGGAGATGGAGGGACCGCACGCGGACGCGGACTTCTGGATCAACGACTGCCTGTTCATGCCGCAGGACCACCCGGCGCGGACCCACTGGGACCGGTTCGCCCTCGACGTGCCGCCGATACGGGACCTGCCCGAGGACCTCGTGGACCGAGTGGAAGACGCCCACAGACACGGCGTCGGCCCGGACGGCGACGGCTATCACTCGCCGTGGTCCGAGGACTTCGCGCGGGCCGTCGCCCTGCGCGGGCACACCACGTCGCTGTCGATGCGCTACCTCTCGGGGCACGAAGTCGGCGAACTCGACGCTCCGCAGCGGTATTTCTCGGTCGAGAAGGTGTACCGAAACGACACGCTCGACCCGACGCACCTGCTCGAATTCTACCAGATAGAGGGGTGGGTGATGGCGGAGGACCTCTCGGTGCGGGACCTGATGGGGACTTTCGAGGAGTTCTACAGCCAGTTCGGCATCACGGACATCCAGTTCAAACCCCACTACAACCCCTACACCGAACCGTCGTTCGAGTTGTTCGGACGACACCCCGAGACGGACGAACTCATCGAAATCGGAAACTCCGGGATGTTCCGCGACGAAGTGCTCGAACCCCTCGGCGTCGACTGCGACGTGATGGCGTGGGGACTCGCACTCGAACGACTACTGATGCTCATGTACGGCTTCGACGACATCCGCGACGTGCACGGGACGATGAGTGACCTCGAACTGCTCCGCGAGACGGAGGTGCTCCGATAA
- the pheT gene encoding phenylalanine--tRNA ligase subunit beta: MPVVDVHPDELRELTGHEDKSDEEFKEDLFALGLEFEGETEDGEFQLEFGPDRLDRLSVEGVARSLRYQYGDERGVYVPNTNNPDYTFVVDEDVPEERPYVTGAIVRGVDLDEAALDSLIQLQEKLHATMGRKRAKGAIGIHDLTMIKGDVLQEDTGGNSITYTGIAPDEDTFVPLDSDAELSPGEVLERHPTGREYAELVSEYDRYPAIYDELGLFSFPPVINGRRTEVSTESRELLVELTGTDQWTIDRMCNIICYALSARGATIEDVEVQYSDRTLVRPDFEVDTKHVSHDRIETMLGVEFGEREVADLFERSGLGVTRAESDESTAVNTEDGAATPTDDADEETVYEVSVPPYRVDVLHPSDLVDDVGRAYGFNELEPRYPDVGTVGKRHERSRLEDAARNTLVGLGFEDMLNFHMTNEDALTTRMNVEEGESVPASEASGGSSERRSDGVLGGGEPARITEPYSEDYTVLRTWALPSLLMVLENNTHRAYPQDLAEIGLVAERDDDVNTRVRERRHVAAVLARHDATYEDAKARLQTLCRDFDVELETPKTTHPSFIDGRVASVVVDGDDVGVVGEVHPSVLVEHDLELPVAAFEFDLSALR, encoded by the coding sequence ATGCCCGTCGTCGACGTTCACCCGGACGAACTGCGGGAACTGACGGGCCACGAGGACAAGTCCGACGAGGAGTTCAAGGAGGACCTGTTCGCTCTCGGACTGGAGTTCGAAGGCGAGACAGAAGACGGCGAGTTCCAACTGGAGTTCGGTCCCGACAGACTCGACCGACTCTCCGTCGAGGGCGTCGCCCGGTCGCTTCGCTACCAGTACGGCGACGAGAGAGGGGTCTACGTCCCGAACACGAACAACCCCGACTACACGTTCGTCGTCGACGAGGACGTGCCCGAGGAACGCCCGTACGTCACCGGCGCGATAGTCCGCGGCGTCGACTTGGACGAGGCGGCCCTCGATTCGCTCATCCAGTTGCAGGAGAAACTCCACGCGACGATGGGTCGAAAGCGCGCGAAGGGCGCGATAGGCATCCACGACCTGACGATGATAAAGGGGGACGTACTGCAGGAGGACACCGGCGGCAACTCCATCACCTACACCGGCATCGCCCCCGACGAGGACACGTTCGTCCCACTCGACAGCGACGCCGAACTGTCCCCCGGCGAGGTTCTGGAGCGACACCCCACCGGGCGGGAGTACGCCGAGTTGGTCTCGGAGTACGACCGCTACCCCGCCATCTACGACGAACTCGGCCTCTTTTCGTTCCCGCCGGTCATCAACGGCCGTCGAACGGAGGTTTCGACCGAGTCGCGGGAACTGCTCGTCGAACTCACCGGCACCGACCAGTGGACGATAGACCGGATGTGCAACATCATCTGCTACGCCCTCAGCGCGCGCGGCGCGACGATAGAGGACGTCGAAGTCCAGTACTCCGACCGGACGCTCGTTCGCCCCGACTTCGAGGTTGACACGAAGCACGTCTCGCACGACCGAATCGAGACGATGCTCGGCGTCGAGTTCGGAGAGAGGGAAGTCGCGGACCTGTTCGAACGGTCCGGCCTCGGCGTGACGCGAGCCGAATCGGACGAATCGACGGCCGTAAACACCGAGGACGGTGCGGCCACCCCGACGGACGACGCAGACGAGGAGACGGTGTACGAGGTGTCCGTCCCGCCGTACCGCGTGGACGTGCTCCACCCGTCTGACCTCGTGGACGACGTGGGCCGCGCCTACGGGTTCAACGAACTCGAACCGCGGTACCCCGACGTGGGAACCGTCGGGAAGCGACACGAACGGTCCCGACTCGAAGACGCCGCCCGGAACACGCTCGTCGGACTCGGGTTCGAGGACATGCTGAACTTCCACATGACGAACGAGGACGCCCTCACGACGCGGATGAACGTCGAGGAGGGCGAATCGGTCCCCGCGAGCGAAGCGAGTGGGGGCTCGTCGGAACGCCGTTCCGACGGTGTTCTCGGCGGCGGCGAACCCGCCCGCATCACGGAACCGTACAGCGAGGATTACACCGTCCTCCGGACGTGGGCGCTGCCCTCTCTTCTCATGGTCCTGGAGAACAACACCCATCGCGCGTACCCGCAGGACCTCGCCGAAATCGGCCTCGTGGCCGAACGCGACGACGACGTGAACACGCGAGTTCGAGAACGGCGGCACGTCGCGGCCGTCCTCGCGCGCCACGACGCGACGTACGAGGACGCCAAAGCGCGCCTCCAGACGCTCTGTCGAGACTTCGACGTCGAACTGGAGACGCCGAAGACGACTCACCCCTCGTTCATCGACGGCCGCGTCGCGAGCGTCGTCGTTGACGGCGACGACGTGGGCGTCGTCGGCGAGGTTCACCCCTCCGTCCTCGTCGAACACGACCTGGAACTGCCCGTCGCGGCGTTCGAGTTCGACCTGAGCGCGTTGCGGTAG
- a CDS encoding universal stress protein, with protein MYDRILFPTDGSDGASAAFDHVLDIAAAHDSTVYVLNVADTTHDSVVRMRGQITDVLEEEGERIVAEAADRAGGRGVDTVTEVVQGEPHRAILDYADARDVDIVVMPTRGRRGLERLLVGSTTERVVRRADVPVLTIRPDDEVSVEYPYRNVLVPTDGSDCAAAALSMGTDVATAESAALSVLSVVDLTSLGYDVRADVRLSTLEEAAEEIVEDAAASASAAGVESVTGTVEHGTSIHRAILSYVEESDIDLLVVGTHGRTGFNRYLLGSVTEKLLRTSPVPVLTVREPDEGGE; from the coding sequence ATGTACGACAGAATTCTGTTCCCGACCGACGGAAGCGACGGGGCGTCGGCGGCGTTCGACCACGTCCTCGACATCGCCGCCGCGCACGACTCGACGGTGTACGTCCTCAACGTCGCGGACACCACCCACGACAGCGTCGTCCGGATGCGGGGCCAAATCACCGATGTCCTCGAAGAAGAGGGTGAACGAATCGTCGCCGAGGCGGCCGACCGCGCGGGCGGCCGCGGCGTCGACACCGTCACGGAAGTCGTCCAAGGAGAGCCTCACCGTGCGATACTCGACTACGCCGACGCCCGCGACGTCGATATCGTGGTCATGCCGACGCGCGGGCGGCGCGGACTGGAACGCCTCCTCGTGGGGAGCACCACGGAGCGAGTGGTTCGCCGGGCCGACGTGCCCGTCCTGACGATTCGCCCCGACGACGAGGTGAGCGTCGAGTACCCCTACCGAAACGTGTTGGTTCCGACGGACGGAAGCGACTGCGCCGCGGCGGCGCTCTCGATGGGGACCGACGTCGCGACGGCGGAGTCCGCGGCGCTCTCTGTCCTGTCCGTGGTCGATCTCACGTCTCTCGGCTACGACGTGCGGGCCGACGTTCGACTGTCCACGCTCGAAGAGGCGGCCGAGGAGATAGTCGAGGACGCGGCGGCGTCGGCGTCGGCCGCGGGCGTCGAGTCCGTCACCGGAACGGTCGAACACGGAACGTCGATCCACCGGGCGATTCTCTCCTACGTCGAGGAGTCCGATATCGACCTGCTCGTCGTCGGGACGCACGGGCGGACCGGATTCAACCGGTATCTGCTCGGGAGCGTCACCGAGAAACTGCTCCGAACGTCACCCGTCCCCGTGCTCACGGTCCGCGAACCGGACGAAGGCGGCGAGTGA
- a CDS encoding pyridoxamine 5'-phosphate oxidase family protein, with protein sequence MQGIRWVQMSDDERTEFLGRGGTGVISFAEGVDTAPFTVPVSYGYDTESGWFYFRLSFQPDSTKEDVVDRPVSFVTHRRTDDGWRSVVATGALEDVSEDDHASTAVQGLWAVEIPEVDIFERPRDDVEFREFRLDPDSLSGRKEVQTEG encoded by the coding sequence ATGCAGGGAATACGATGGGTTCAGATGAGCGACGACGAGCGAACCGAGTTCCTCGGGCGCGGCGGGACGGGCGTCATCTCCTTCGCCGAGGGAGTCGATACCGCCCCGTTCACCGTCCCCGTGTCGTACGGCTACGACACCGAGAGCGGGTGGTTCTACTTTCGGCTCTCGTTTCAGCCCGACAGCACGAAAGAGGACGTCGTGGACAGACCCGTCTCTTTCGTCACGCACCGACGGACCGACGACGGGTGGCGGAGCGTCGTCGCGACCGGTGCGCTCGAAGACGTCTCGGAGGACGACCACGCCTCGACCGCGGTACAGGGGCTGTGGGCGGTCGAGATTCCGGAGGTGGACATCTTCGAGCGTCCGCGAGACGACGTCGAGTTCAGGGAGTTCCGCCTCGACCCCGACAGCCTGTCCGGGCGAAAAGAGGTACAGACAGAAGGGTGA